The genomic interval AACACAAGTGGAGGAACACATTCAGTTTCATGGTGTTTTCCACCCGTATGCACACTGAGGGTAGGACTAGAGCGCACATTTGGGACGCACAAGGAATGGCTGATGATGGGCATGTATACTGACACCTGCAGTACCACCTACTGAACACCGGGTGGCGATAGAAAGCTACTGTGGCCTTTGTTTAGACAAAAAACAACTCTGCATGCCTCAACTGATTGCTATAATATGGGAGGAAGGCAGATTCTCTATCAACTTGGGATCGCACCGTGGGGAGTTGCAGTGGAAATGGTATTTCCCCGTggtatttttttcattatttcctTCATAACAGTTTTACTTTCCAACATTATACCAGTACAAACTGTAACAGCAATATATATTCATTCTAAAGGTTGAACATAGAGATTTGAGAATTGAACAATGTGAGCATGATTCAGCCAAGTATAAGTAATAACAAAATTATAGGACTGCCACTCCTGAGTGAGTTTGTATACAAAATCCATGGAGCCCAGATACTAAACCACTTAACACAATGAGCGGTGTTCATGTGACCAACAGGCCAAACAAGCATCTTAAATACAACTTGAATGTCCCGGCCTGGAAAGACATGTAGAAATCTTAAAGGGGCCACGATCTGCACGTTCTCATCCCCTCCCTTTGAAAGGGGGCCTTTAGGTGGGGCCAGTACGGGGCTTCCACTCACCACACCCCCTGTAGGGTCCTAACGTGGCCAGCAGCCTGACTTCCCCTCCCCACTGGAGAACGAACGCCCTGAGCTCTTTGTCTGGCTCtacaaacacagccacacacactatatatagcgtacacaaacacacacatagagacaaacacacacacatgcacacatactatATACAACCTATACAACAATATACATTGTATGCAGAACAAAATGTTCCACATTGTactttatttataataaaacTATTTAAACTGATGATGTTGACTGTTAATTataagttgttttttatttaatttatttttaaatgtatagACCTTGAGAAAGCCATGCAAAAATAATTTctagataacacacacacacaaacacacacacacacactcacacacacacacacacacacacacacacagagtggaaaagaacacacactcacaccaacagTAATGGAGTAACGAAGGATATGTATTTACTCAGTATACCATCCCGTGCAGAGTTCGGCAGCACAGCGGCctgtttcctcttcctctcgtccaccctctctttctctctctctctccctctctccctctctcgctccctcccacaCGGAGCCCCTTAGCTCCGCCCCCACAGctcccaggccccgcccctagttctctctctccagcactcAGGGCCTCTGCACGTGGACCAACGCGTGCACATGACTGGAGTGTGTGAGGTGGGGAGAGATTTAAAGACATGCAATcgcaaacacaccacacacaaacgcacgcacacacacacacacacacacacacacacacacacacacacacacacacacacacacacacacacacacacacacacacacacacacacacacacacacacacacacacacacacacacacacacacacacacacacacccctccagcCTGTATCTGGGTGTTTTGACCCTACTGTACATGAATAATTGGCTAGCAGAGGGCGGGGGAGCACTGACTGTCAGTTCACGTGCCCTGATCTCCTCTGTCACCGTGTCGAGGCGGACTCATCAAAACAAGAGCAACTTGTATTCTCTGTCTCGCGCTCTCCTGCATTTATATTTTAGTTCTTTAACCGCATACCGCTCTGCCCTTCCACCTAATCTTTAACATTGTAAATTCTGAAAAACATAGCAGGCTCTTAACTCTTGGTGTATTACTCTTAACGCTTTACATCATATTTAAGTGAACTTTAGAGTTTGGGTGACATTGTCTGCTGCTGACACTCTTGGACTCCGCCACGGGACGGAGAAATGCTTGGTCACCGCAGTGTTTATGAGGAGCTCTattgggggggtggaggtgggggggaatgCTGAATCACAAAACCATAGGAACATTGGAGGAACACTGCAAAACCTTGCTTGCATTTCAGCTGCAACTACATTGCAGCAGAAAAATAACTCTGCCATGGAGGCAATTAGGGGAGGGTGCAGGTGGTaaaggttgtggtggtggtggagggagggaaggtgtCCTTCAATACTAGATAGATGCTGATAAATTCCCTTTGAGATGTTGCAGCGTTGTATACTGATTTGGAAACACACCATAATCAATGGCTTGGAATATTATCACAGCCATACCAGCACCTTAGTTATACTGCTCATATCTCTAGTTACACATTGACTCTACTTCAACCAATCCagcacacaagtgtgtgtgtgtgtgtgtgtgtgtgtgtgtgtgtgtgtgtgtgtgtgtgtgtgtgtgtgtgtgtgtgtgtgtgtgtgtgtgtgtgtgtgtgtgtgtgtgtgtgtgtgtgtgtgcttccgtcCACTCACCGTGCAGACACTCTGATCCTCCCAGCATGCCTTGCGGCTGCGCCACCTCCAGGCCGATGAGCGAGGGGGACGAGgacgtggaggaggcggaggagcaggggggcggCGAGGAGGGCGGGCACTGGGAGCTCTGGTTGGGCACGGCCGACGGCGAGGTCTGCGAGGGGACCTGGGCCGTGCtggagctgttgttgttgttgttgctgttgggaATGTTGCCCATGCCGTTGTCGGTGAGGAACTCCTCTAAGTCCATGTACTGCAGCTGGAAAAGACCCCCGTCAGCTGGCAGGCTGCGGTCCCACAGCAGAGACCCCAGGATCTGGTtgaagcctcctcctcctgcacctccggctgcacctccaccacctccaccacctcctcctccgcctccagcacctcctccacctccagaaccgcctccacctccaactcctccgCTGTTGGCAGCGCCGCCTCCGCTGCTGTTGGAGCTGCTGATTGTGTTGCTGTTGGAGCTGCTGATTGCGGTGCTGTTCCTCATGGCACAGGTTCCCTGGgagtcctcctcctgctctgagGGTCGGTCTTTGTCGGCTGGAGCGAAGGGTTCAGAGGAAGGGGATTTATTCGATGTGTCTGTCGGGGTCCAGGTTCCTCAATCGTTTCAGGTTTTTCATGATATGCACACGAAAAACCAAGTATTTTGCAGCCTCTGTTATTTACATCAAGTCCCCCAGTATTCATGGCCTGGCAAGTATAGCCAACAGATGCACTGAGCAcgctcattctctctcatcccactgtctgtctgtacatctctctttctcactgtctTTCTAGCattgccacacaaacacacacacacacacacacacacacacacacacacacacacacacacacacacacacacacacacacacacacacacacacacacacacagatggaccaGATGGTTGCTGAATTGTAGCATTAATCAGGAAAGGAAATTCATTTGTTGATATAGCTAACATAATCTTCTTAACAAATCCTTTATAGTTACTGACAGCTTTTTTATGTAGAAAAGCAAATATTCACAATTCATTTACGTTTGGTATTGTAGCAATAGGTCCTTGcgtcattgtaatctagaacCTACTTTAAAGTTGTGGCTTGGATTAGGAAGAATGTCACTCAGGAGATACTGAGATGCAGAACGCATATGTTTGGAGAGTACGATTTTTGAATTTAGAAATAAATTTGCTTTAGATAGTAAGTAGTAGAGTCTGGATAACAAATACTGATAGTGAACATGTCATGAGAATGCAGATGAACACACGTGAAGGATGATGTGGTTTGCTGCATTCTAACTTTACAATGACTAATttactgcaatgaattgtgACATAGAAAGATGAAGTTTGTTATTGTGAAATTATCACCTTTCACTTCAGGCGTCGTTTTCACACGCTGGTCCCCCTTCATTGGGTGCTGCAGGAGGGATTTCAGCCCGGCCATGGAGCTCTGGTGGCCCCCGGAGAGTGAGGCTCCAGGCGGAGGGCAGCCGCTGAACTGCGTGTTGGCGCCGGCCGGGAGGTCGGGGGTCAGGAGCTGAGAGAGCTGCCTGGACATCCTTGACCAGATGGAGCCGTGCAACGAAAACTTGGTCGGGAAAGGAGATCAAGAAAACCGCTCTGGAACACCTAccgaataaaaaaataaggtgAAAAAATGTGTTAAgcatgtgtatgcctgtgtgtgtgtgtgtgtgtgtgtgtgtgtgtgtgtgtgtgtgtgtgtgtgtgtgtgtgtgtgtgtgtgtgtgtgtgtgtgtgtgtgtgtgtgtgagtgtgtgtgtgtgtgtgtgtgtgtgtgtgtgtgtgtgtttgtgtgtgcgcgcgctcgcGATTGCATGTGCGTGAGAgcgtgagagaaaaagagaggaatagTTTAGTGTAG from Gadus morhua chromosome 11, gadMor3.0, whole genome shotgun sequence carries:
- the dbpb gene encoding D site albumin promoter binding protein b isoform X2, with translation MSRQLSQLLTPDLPAGANTQFSGCPPPGASLSGGHQSSMAGLKSLLQHPMKGDQRVKTTPEVKADKDRPSEQEEDSQGTCAMRNSTAISSSNSNTISSSNSSGGGAANSGGVGGGGGSGGGGGAGGGGGGGGGGGGAAGGAGGGGFNQILGSLLWDRSLPADGGLFQLQYMDLEEFLTDNGMGNIPNSNNNNNSSSTAQVPSQTSPSAVPNQSSQCPPSSPPPCSSASSTSSSPSLIGLEVAQPQGMLGGSECLHGSQTSMNDSCESPCSSSSSSCPPLLTPTGTGPEGMAMFDMDPSDMALSSIPGQDNFDPRRHRFSEDELKPQPMIKKARKMLVPEDLKLSYVPSQDEKYWSRRCKNNEAAKRSRDARRLKENQISVRAAYLERENAALRQEVAEMRKELGRCRNILSKYENHLADP
- the dbpb gene encoding D site albumin promoter binding protein b isoform X1; the encoded protein is MSRQLSQLLTPDLPAGANTQFSGCPPPGASLSGGHQSSMAGLKSLLQHPMKGDQRVKTTPEVKADKDRPSEQEEDSQGTCAMRNSTAISSSNSNTISSSNSSGGGAANSGGVGGGGGSGGGGGAGGGGGGGGGGGGAAGGAGGGGFNQILGSLLWDRSLPADGGLFQLQYMDLEEFLTDNGMGNIPNSNNNNNSSSTAQVPSQTSPSAVPNQSSQCPPSSPPPCSSASSTSSSPSLIGLEVAQPQGMLGGSECLHGSQTSMNDSCESPCSSSSSSCPPLLTPTGTGPEGMAMFDMDPSDMALSSIPGQDNFDPRRHRFSEDELKPQPMIKKARKMLVPEDLKVSLQLSYVPSQDEKYWSRRCKNNEAAKRSRDARRLKENQISVRAAYLERENAALRQEVAEMRKELGRCRNILSKYENHLADP
- the dbpb gene encoding D site albumin promoter binding protein b isoform X3, yielding MSRQLSQLLTPDLPAGANTQFSGCPPPGASLSGGHQSSMAGLKSLLQHPMKGDQRVKTTPEVKADKDRPSEQEEDSQGTCAMRNSTAISSSNSNTISSSNSSGGGAANSGGVGGGGGSGGGGGAGGGGGGGGGGGGAAGGAGGGGFNQILGSLLWDRSLPADGGLFQLQYMDLEEFLTDNGMGNIPNSNNNNNSSSTAQVPSQTSPSAVPNQSSQCPPSSPPPCSSASSTSSSPSLIGLEVAQPQGMLGGSECLHGSQTSMNDSCESPCSSSSSSCPPLLTPTGTGPEGMAMFDMDPSDMALSSIPGQDNFDPRRHRFSEDELKPQPMIKKARKMLVPEDLKVSLQDEKYWSRRCKNNEAAKRSRDARRLKENQISVRAAYLERENAALRQEVAEMRKELGRCRNILSKYENHLADP
- the dbpb gene encoding D site albumin promoter binding protein b isoform X4, producing MSRQLSQLLTPDLPAGANTQFSGCPPPGASLSGGHQSSMAGLKSLLQHPMKGDQRVKTTPEVKADKDRPSEQEEDSQGTCAMRNSTAISSSNSNTISSSNSSGGGAANSGGVGGGGGSGGGGGAGGGGGGGGGGGGAAGGAGGGGFNQILGSLLWDRSLPADGGLFQLQYMDLEEFLTDNGMGNIPNSNNNNNSSSTAQVPSQTSPSAVPNQSSQCPPSSPPPCSSASSTSSSPSLIGLEVAQPQGMLGGSECLHGSQTSMNDSCESPCSSSSSSCPPLLTPTGTGPEGMAMFDMDPSDMALSSIPGQDNFDPRRHRFSEDELKPQPMIKKARKMLVPEDLKDEKYWSRRCKNNEAAKRSRDARRLKENQISVRAAYLERENAALRQEVAEMRKELGRCRNILSKYENHLADP